The genomic DNA GCGTTGAACCCGATGACCTCGTTCTCGTACTGCCGCTCCATGCCCTGGTTGCGCAGCAGCTTCACCTGACGCGCGATCTCGGCCGTCGCCGTGGTGACCATGCCGCCTTCGCCGCTGGTCATGTTCTTCGTCGGATACAGGCTGAACATGGCGAACTCGCCGAACGAGCCCACCGGGCGGCCGTCCAGCGACGCCCCATGCGCCTGCGCGGCGTCCTCGTACAGGGCGATACCGCGCTCGGCGGCCAGCGCTTCCAGTTCGCGCATCCGCGCCGGGTGACCATACAGGTGCACCGGGAGGATGCCCTTCGTCTTCGGCGTGATCGCCGCGGCCACCGCTGCGGGGTCCAGGGAGAACGTGTCCGGTTCGATATCGACGAACACCGGGGTGCCTCCGGTCAGGGCGACCGAGTTGCCCGTCGCGGCGAACGTGAACGACGGGACGATGACCTCGTCCCCCGCACCGACACCGGCCGCAAGCAGACCCAGGTGAAGACCTGCTGTACCCGAGTTCACCGCGACAGAGGGCCGACCCGGCACGAAGTGTGCGGAGAACTCCTCCTCGAAGGCCGCGACTTCCGGCCCCTGCGCAATCATGCCGCTGCGCATCACCCGGTCAACCGCTTCACGCTCCTCATCACCGATGATGGGCTTCGCGGGGGGAATGAACTCGCTCACGCGATCTCCTTGGTCAGTGTCTCGTTGGACTCCACGTAACGTGCGCCCGTCGACGGGCACACCCACGATCCTTCACGCTCGCCGGCGGTGAGTGGCATACCCGCCTCGCCGACCCATCCGATGCGCCGTGCCGGCACACCCACGACGAGCGCATATGCGGGAACGTCCTTCACCACGACGGCTCCGGCGGCCACTGTGGCCCACGCGCCGATCGTGACGGGCGCGACGCACGTCGCTCGCGCGCCGATCGAAGCGCCTCGCTCGATCGTCACACCGACCGGCTCCCAATCGTGCGCGCTCTTCAGGGAGCCGTCGGCATTGATCGCACGCGGATAGGTGTCGTTCGTCAACACGACCGCCGGGCCGATGAACACACCGTCTGCAAGCTTCGCCGGCTCGTATACCAGCGCATAGTTCTGCACCTTGCAGTTGTCGCCCATGACGACGCCGGTGCCCACGTACGCGCCGCGTCCGACGATGCAGTTCTTGCCGATCCGGGCGCCCTCGCGAACCTGCGCGAGATGCCAGATCGAACTTCCCGCGCCGATCATCGCCTCCGGCGAGACATCAGCGGAGTCGACGATCCGAACGTCTTCGAAACTCACGCAAGAACCCCAGCGGTGCCGATGACGATACGCGGCGTTCCCACCCACAGCGCGGCATCCGTCGCGGCGCGGCCATCGACGAGGAGCTTCACGCCCGGCAGATCAGCAGGGCCGATCTGCCGATAATCAGCGTGGTCGGTCTGCAGGATCGCGAGGTCGACATCGCCTCCGAGCTCGTAGGGCTCGAATCCGAGTCGCCTAAGCTCCTCGTCGTCGTACAGCGGGTCGTGAACGAGCACCTGGGCGCCGCGCGACTTGAGCGCTTCCACCGTCGGGAAGACGCCGGAGAACGCCGTCTCCTTGACGCCTCCGCGGTACGCGGCTCCGAGGACGACAGCCCGCTGTCCCTCCAACGATCCCAGCACCCCCTCCGCCTGAGCGACGAGCCGCTCGGGCATGGAGGCATTGAGGAGGCGAGCCGTGCGGACGATGTCGGCGTCCTTGTCGGTCGAAAGATACAGGCGCGGGTAGACCGGGATGCAGTGACCGCCGACGGCGATGCCCGGACGGTGGATGTGGCTGTAGGGCTGAGAGTTGCAGGCGTCGATCACCTGATAGACATCGATCCCGTTGCCCGCGGCGAACAGCGCGAACTGGTTCGCGAGGCCGATGTTGACGTCGCGATAGGTCGTCTCGGCGAGCTTCGCCATTTCAGCGGCCTCGGCCGAGCCGAGATCCCAGACACCGTTCGGGCGGACGAGGTCGGGTCGCTCATCGAACTGCAGAACGGCCTCATAGAATTCCCGCGCACGGCGAGCGCCCTCTTCCGAGAGTCCGCCGACGAGCTTCGGATACTTGCGCAGATCGGCGAACACTCGTCCGGTGAGCACCCGCTCCGGGGAGAACACCAGGTGGAAGTCGGTGCCCTCCGTCAGCTTGGATCCCTCTTCGAGCATCGGCTTCCAGCGGTTACGAGTCGTGCCGACAGGAAGCGTCGTCTCGTACGACACGAGCGTTCCCGGCGTGAGGTGCTCGGCGAGAGAGGCGGTTGCAGCATCCATCCACGCGAAGTCAGG from Microbacterium sp. LWO13-1.2 includes the following:
- a CDS encoding DegT/DnrJ/EryC1/StrS family aminotransferase codes for the protein MSEFIPPAKPIIGDEEREAVDRVMRSGMIAQGPEVAAFEEEFSAHFVPGRPSVAVNSGTAGLHLGLLAAGVGAGDEVIVPSFTFAATGNSVALTGGTPVFVDIEPDTFSLDPAAVAAAITPKTKGILPVHLYGHPARMRELEALAAERGIALYEDAAQAHGASLDGRPVGSFGEFAMFSLYPTKNMTSGEGGMVTTATAEIARQVKLLRNQGMERQYENEVIGFNARMTDIHAAIGRVQLTKVDAWTKIRQDNAAFLDANLRGVVVPPVAAGAVHVYHQYTIRVPEDRDGFVAALKNEYQVGAGVYYPIPNHRLPSLAHFAPGLDLPETERAAREVVSLPVHPSLSQEDLERIVTAVNAVAGAGA
- a CDS encoding acyltransferase, giving the protein MIGAGSSIWHLAQVREGARIGKNCIVGRGAYVGTGVVMGDNCKVQNYALVYEPAKLADGVFIGPAVVLTNDTYPRAINADGSLKSAHDWEPVGVTIERGASIGARATCVAPVTIGAWATVAAGAVVVKDVPAYALVVGVPARRIGWVGEAGMPLTAGEREGSWVCPSTGARYVESNETLTKEIA
- a CDS encoding nucleotide sugar dehydrogenase, whose protein sequence is MRIAVVALGKIGLPLAVQFADSGHEVIGVDVNQKAVDTINQGIEPFPGEAHLQEKLSELVPAGRLRATTDYAEAIPGADAVVLVVPLFVNDETWEPDFAWMDAATASLAEHLTPGTLVSYETTLPVGTTRNRWKPMLEEGSKLTEGTDFHLVFSPERVLTGRVFADLRKYPKLVGGLSEEGARRAREFYEAVLQFDERPDLVRPNGVWDLGSAEAAEMAKLAETTYRDVNIGLANQFALFAAGNGIDVYQVIDACNSQPYSHIHRPGIAVGGHCIPVYPRLYLSTDKDADIVRTARLLNASMPERLVAQAEGVLGSLEGQRAVVLGAAYRGGVKETAFSGVFPTVEALKSRGAQVLVHDPLYDDEELRRLGFEPYELGGDVDLAILQTDHADYRQIGPADLPGVKLLVDGRAATDAALWVGTPRIVIGTAGVLA